One genomic window of Arthrobacter sp. KBS0703 includes the following:
- a CDS encoding multicopper oxidase family protein: protein MSEESAGTTNVSRRTLLRLGAAGGAGAALVAAQGWAGPLLAQKGLLSPDGAFAASSTALGDLLFYIEAFPTSPLILTPFKDQLPIPKALAPTPAVGDSFVKGYTEWNEPPGPGQGQQNSMRNERHQIWPSQIGSPDPLVYKIDILLRQHAFTTSQVLPIDANGRPTISFDEKRKSYPAGTKRTLPLSTIYGFNGTFPGPMINAEYGRPALVRFENHLDENPLNLDRQDFGSPDWSFLTHLHNGHTAPESDGNPHYSMTAGPKYEGYLPKTFCDNLYLNWPAGNDDREKQSFFWFHDHRMDHTGSNVYKGMVGLYPIYDPKNGMDMGDERQGLRLPGVRKDNPDGSFDVDYDIPLAFYDCRLDDGVTMHKDIHDVHGDFPDAKNPAKHPEWWGKTFYKHFPSHGFVGDIFTVNGTAYPVMEVKRRKYRFRFLDASIARIYEFKLMSSTQGPKTSASLGYKGDELEGQYRIPDAQQCMQFTQIASDGGLLPFPIKRDSFELWPAKRREVVVDFSRYQDGTPTTKGDVIYLTNVMKMPNGRMWANSSRFAPDPAYKVPMIKIVIGDDAPDDSEIPVKMRDLPPLPSNWQSMLDNRLIFEVERGSAGGETEWLINGKPFTPNTVAASLKNRAGRTPLAQQKKNSFNLWEIRNGGGGWVHPFHLHMEEHRVVMRGGKDVTRGGDKSHPDDVSREDLVALDPGESTIVYRGFRDFVGPYVAHCHNLAHEDHAMMFGWEITP from the coding sequence ATGTCAGAAGAATCCGCAGGAACAACCAATGTGTCCCGCCGTACGCTCTTGCGGCTGGGTGCCGCCGGCGGGGCCGGAGCCGCACTCGTTGCGGCACAAGGCTGGGCCGGTCCGCTGCTCGCGCAGAAGGGCCTGCTCTCCCCGGACGGCGCCTTCGCCGCCTCGTCCACCGCACTCGGTGATCTGTTGTTCTACATCGAGGCATTTCCCACGAGCCCGCTGATCCTGACCCCGTTCAAGGACCAGCTGCCCATACCCAAGGCCCTGGCCCCGACGCCCGCGGTGGGCGACAGCTTTGTCAAGGGCTACACCGAGTGGAACGAGCCGCCGGGACCCGGCCAGGGCCAGCAGAACTCCATGAGGAATGAACGGCACCAGATCTGGCCGAGCCAGATCGGTTCGCCCGACCCCCTCGTGTACAAGATCGACATCCTGTTGCGGCAACATGCCTTCACCACGTCCCAGGTGCTGCCGATTGATGCCAACGGGCGGCCGACGATCTCCTTCGATGAGAAGCGCAAGTCATACCCCGCCGGCACCAAGCGGACCCTTCCGCTCAGCACGATCTACGGCTTCAACGGGACGTTCCCGGGACCGATGATCAACGCCGAGTACGGCAGGCCGGCCCTGGTCCGGTTCGAGAACCACCTGGACGAGAACCCGCTGAACCTGGACCGCCAGGACTTCGGCTCGCCGGACTGGTCCTTCCTGACCCACCTGCACAACGGTCATACCGCGCCCGAAAGCGACGGCAACCCGCACTACTCGATGACCGCCGGACCCAAGTATGAGGGATACCTGCCGAAGACGTTCTGCGACAACCTGTACCTGAACTGGCCGGCCGGCAACGACGACCGCGAGAAGCAGAGCTTCTTCTGGTTCCACGATCACCGGATGGATCACACGGGTTCCAACGTCTATAAGGGCATGGTGGGGCTCTACCCCATCTACGACCCCAAGAACGGCATGGACATGGGCGACGAGCGGCAGGGTCTGCGGCTGCCGGGCGTGCGCAAGGACAACCCGGACGGGTCCTTCGACGTCGACTACGACATCCCGCTGGCCTTCTATGACTGCCGGCTCGACGATGGCGTCACCATGCACAAGGACATCCACGATGTGCACGGCGACTTCCCGGACGCCAAGAACCCGGCGAAGCACCCGGAATGGTGGGGCAAGACCTTCTACAAGCACTTCCCCAGCCACGGGTTCGTGGGCGACATCTTCACCGTGAACGGCACCGCCTATCCGGTGATGGAAGTGAAGCGGCGCAAGTACCGTTTCCGGTTCCTGGACGCCTCGATTGCCAGAATCTACGAGTTCAAGCTGATGAGCTCCACCCAGGGCCCCAAGACCTCCGCTTCGCTCGGCTACAAGGGCGACGAGCTTGAAGGACAGTACCGGATCCCGGATGCCCAGCAGTGCATGCAGTTCACCCAGATCGCCTCTGACGGCGGGCTCCTGCCCTTTCCGATCAAGCGGGATTCGTTCGAGCTGTGGCCTGCCAAGCGCCGCGAGGTTGTGGTCGACTTCAGCCGGTACCAGGACGGCACGCCCACTACCAAGGGCGACGTCATCTACCTCACCAACGTCATGAAGATGCCCAATGGGCGGATGTGGGCCAACTCGTCCCGGTTTGCGCCGGACCCTGCCTACAAGGTGCCGATGATCAAGATCGTCATCGGTGACGACGCGCCGGACGACAGCGAGATCCCCGTGAAGATGCGCGACCTTCCGCCGCTACCGTCCAACTGGCAGAGCATGCTGGACAACCGCCTTATCTTCGAGGTGGAGCGGGGCAGCGCCGGCGGTGAGACCGAATGGCTCATCAATGGCAAGCCGTTCACACCAAACACCGTGGCGGCAAGCCTCAAGAACCGGGCCGGCCGCACGCCCCTGGCGCAGCAAAAGAAGAACAGCTTCAACCTTTGGGAGATCCGCAACGGCGGCGGCGGCTGGGTGCACCCCTTCCACCTGCACATGGAGGAGCACCGGGTGGTCATGCGGGGCGGCAAGGACGTCACCCGCGGCGGCGACAAGTCCCATCCGGACGACGTCTCACGTGAGGACCTGGTGGCATTGGATCCCGGCGAGTCCACGATCGTCTACCGCGGGTTCCGGGACTTCGTGGGACCGTACGTGGCGCACTGCCACAACCTCGCCCATGAAGACCATGCCATGATGTTCGGCTGGGAGATCACGCCGTGA
- a CDS encoding ammonium transporter yields MNAGDVAWILASSALVCMMIPALALFYGGMVGSRRILNMMMMCFGGASLVAVLWALFGYSLAFGNSVNGLGLIGDITQYAGMEPVLADNPDQALPTALFAAFQLFFACVTTALVAGAAAGRMKFGAWMVFAGVWATLVYFPIAHWVFAFNSADGSVTGGWIANGIKAIDFAGGTAVHMNAGAAALALALVLGRSSGWPKMEHTKPHSRPLVLVGAGLLWVGWFGFNAGSALTAGHSASVVFLNTAVAASAGLLAWAAVERVRHGATTSMGAASGLVSALVAITPACGAVSPLGAVAIGAIAGAVCSLAIEWKFRLGFDDSLDVVGVHLVGGIIGTLLIGIFATGSAPNGVSGLLYGGGPQQLGIQALATVAVLAYSFGLTWIIAKVMDVTMGLRIHEEDELRGIDLAAHSEFAYLTDEDPVNLGSAVRA; encoded by the coding sequence GTGAACGCTGGAGATGTTGCCTGGATCCTCGCAAGTTCCGCCCTGGTCTGCATGATGATTCCCGCCCTGGCCCTCTTTTACGGTGGCATGGTGGGATCGCGCCGGATCCTAAACATGATGATGATGTGCTTTGGCGGGGCCAGCCTGGTGGCAGTGCTGTGGGCCCTGTTCGGTTACTCGTTGGCCTTTGGCAATTCCGTGAACGGCCTGGGCCTGATCGGGGACATCACCCAGTACGCCGGCATGGAGCCCGTGCTGGCGGATAATCCCGATCAGGCCTTGCCCACAGCCCTTTTCGCTGCCTTCCAGCTGTTCTTTGCCTGCGTCACCACCGCCCTGGTGGCCGGAGCGGCCGCAGGCCGGATGAAGTTCGGCGCCTGGATGGTGTTCGCCGGCGTGTGGGCCACGCTGGTGTACTTTCCGATTGCCCACTGGGTGTTCGCGTTCAATTCTGCCGACGGCTCAGTAACCGGAGGCTGGATCGCGAACGGAATCAAAGCCATCGACTTCGCCGGCGGAACAGCGGTGCACATGAATGCCGGCGCCGCGGCACTGGCCCTCGCCCTGGTTCTGGGCCGGAGTTCCGGATGGCCCAAGATGGAGCACACCAAGCCGCACAGCCGGCCCCTGGTGCTGGTGGGCGCAGGCCTGCTGTGGGTCGGATGGTTCGGATTCAACGCCGGTTCCGCCCTGACCGCCGGGCACTCCGCGTCGGTCGTTTTCCTGAACACGGCCGTAGCGGCGTCTGCCGGACTCCTGGCCTGGGCGGCGGTGGAGCGGGTCAGGCACGGAGCAACCACCAGCATGGGCGCGGCCTCCGGACTTGTCTCGGCACTGGTGGCCATCACGCCCGCCTGCGGTGCCGTCAGCCCGCTCGGTGCGGTGGCCATCGGCGCCATTGCCGGAGCCGTCTGCTCGCTGGCCATCGAATGGAAGTTCCGGCTCGGCTTCGACGATTCCCTGGACGTCGTCGGCGTGCACCTCGTGGGCGGCATCATCGGCACGCTCCTGATCGGCATCTTTGCCACCGGCAGCGCGCCGAACGGCGTCAGCGGCCTGCTGTATGGCGGAGGGCCGCAGCAGCTGGGCATCCAGGCCCTCGCGACGGTGGCGGTGCTGGCGTATTCCTTCGGCCTGACCTGGATCATCGCCAAGGTCATGGACGTCACCATGGGACTTCGCATCCACGAGGAGGACGAACTGCGTGGCATCGACCTGGCCGCCCACTCCGAGTTTGCCTACCTCACGGACGAGGACCCGGTAAACCTGGGGTCCGCCGTCCGCGCCTAA
- a CDS encoding GNAT family N-acetyltransferase, giving the protein MQLETAPPRPDAAAFTVLELPMDDPRVRLLLDELAVEYDSRYGDLFGRGSAAEELNKYPAAEFQAPAGALLIIQENGESVAGGAFRRYDAQTAEFKRIWTHSAHRRRGLARRVLAELEHLAAARGYRGVYLTTGPRQPEAKHLYLNTGYTPHFDLAADPETIGPLAFTKDLPG; this is encoded by the coding sequence ATGCAACTCGAAACCGCTCCGCCGCGGCCGGACGCCGCCGCCTTCACCGTCCTGGAACTGCCCATGGACGACCCGCGGGTCCGGCTGCTCCTGGACGAGCTCGCCGTCGAGTATGACTCCCGCTACGGCGACCTGTTCGGCCGGGGCTCGGCCGCCGAGGAACTCAACAAATACCCGGCCGCGGAATTCCAGGCGCCGGCCGGGGCGCTGCTGATCATCCAGGAGAACGGGGAATCCGTGGCGGGCGGAGCGTTCCGCCGGTACGACGCGCAGACGGCCGAGTTCAAGCGCATCTGGACGCATTCGGCGCACCGGCGGCGCGGCCTTGCCCGCCGGGTCCTGGCCGAATTGGAGCACCTCGCGGCAGCGCGCGGGTACCGGGGCGTCTACCTCACCACGGGCCCCCGCCAGCCCGAGGCCAAGCATCTGTACCTGAACACGGGGTACACGCCGCACTTTGACCTGGCGGCGGACCCCGAGACAATCGGGCCGCTGGCGTTCACGAAGGACCTGCCGGGCTGA
- a CDS encoding amino acid ABC transporter permease, which produces MSSAATTVPQSAPEPASAAPAAAQGDPAGIAPEAASASGPSGNTSGPSGGVPASRKPAADYADYPLVAGPRPWRWVGTAVVALGVAVVAWSLATNPRWEWGVVAQWFTAQSVVKGVVETLKLTAISGVLGFVLGFILALMRISSSPLLLSVSWMFSWIFRSTPLLVQMLLWYNLGYLYEKISLGIPFTDIRFFEVQTTTLISQFAAAGLGLTLNQAAYSAEIIRGGILSVDQGQLEAAAALGIPAWRRSTRIVLPQAMRAILPNAFNEIIGLVKGTSIVYVLAYSELFYTVQVIYNRTQQVLPLLLVATLWYVVITSVLSVFQYYIERHYSKGAVRTLPLTPLQKARKFFATHATVRSLR; this is translated from the coding sequence ATGAGTTCAGCAGCAACCACGGTGCCGCAGTCCGCACCGGAGCCGGCGTCTGCTGCGCCAGCCGCCGCCCAGGGCGACCCGGCAGGAATTGCACCCGAAGCCGCAAGCGCATCCGGCCCGTCCGGCAACACGTCCGGACCGTCCGGCGGCGTGCCCGCATCACGAAAGCCGGCCGCCGACTACGCGGACTACCCCCTCGTCGCTGGTCCCCGGCCCTGGCGCTGGGTGGGGACCGCCGTGGTGGCGCTGGGAGTGGCCGTGGTGGCATGGTCGCTGGCCACGAACCCGCGCTGGGAATGGGGCGTGGTGGCTCAGTGGTTCACCGCGCAGTCCGTGGTGAAGGGCGTCGTGGAGACCCTCAAGCTCACGGCCATCTCCGGCGTGCTCGGGTTTGTCCTGGGCTTCATCCTGGCCCTCATGAGGATCTCGTCCTCGCCGCTGCTGCTCTCCGTGTCCTGGATGTTCTCCTGGATCTTCCGGTCCACTCCGCTCCTGGTCCAGATGCTGCTCTGGTACAACCTGGGCTACCTCTACGAGAAAATCAGCCTCGGCATCCCGTTTACGGACATCAGGTTCTTCGAGGTCCAGACCACCACACTGATCAGCCAGTTTGCGGCAGCAGGGCTCGGCCTGACCCTGAACCAGGCGGCCTATTCCGCGGAAATCATCCGCGGCGGCATCCTGTCGGTGGACCAGGGCCAGCTTGAGGCGGCGGCGGCCCTGGGCATCCCGGCGTGGCGGAGGTCCACCCGGATCGTGCTCCCGCAGGCCATGCGCGCCATCCTGCCCAACGCGTTCAACGAGATCATCGGGCTGGTCAAGGGCACGTCCATCGTCTACGTCCTGGCCTATTCGGAGCTGTTCTACACCGTGCAGGTCATCTACAACCGCACCCAGCAGGTCCTGCCCCTGCTCCTCGTGGCCACGCTCTGGTACGTCGTGATCACCTCGGTGCTCAGCGTTTTCCAGTACTACATCGAGCGGCACTACTCCAAGGGCGCGGTGCGCACCCTGCCGCTCACCCCGCTGCAGAAGGCCCGGAAATTCTTCGCCACCCACGCCACCGTCAGGAGCCTCCGATGA
- a CDS encoding ABC transporter substrate-binding protein, which produces MALPPRPSAGNQSPAKKPAGTRTRALAARPAVVLFGAAALIGTAALAGCSDPGAAASGSSGSGGNPATTAARNGVVYNTSPDQQRIRAAKDAALAAKVPELIAKDGKLTVATTAGSIPLSFHATDDKTPIGSELDIAQLVADKLGLELDIQVTSWENWPLKTQSGDFEAVFSNVGINKDRVKLFDFASYRAAYMGFEAKKSTSYDIKGADDISGLKVSVGSGTNQEKILLAWNKELEDKGKAPATLQYYSSDADTILALSSGRTDLNIAPYPSTTYRENTRDDLKIVGKVNAGWPSETLVAATTLKGNGLAPVITDALNSAIKDGSYAKVLDRWGLSEEALPESKTVTEANFAAAQSGAAK; this is translated from the coding sequence ATGGCACTCCCTCCCCGCCCGTCCGCAGGCAACCAGTCCCCCGCCAAGAAGCCCGCTGGAACCCGGACCCGCGCGCTCGCGGCGCGTCCCGCCGTCGTACTTTTCGGTGCAGCCGCGCTCATCGGCACCGCGGCGCTGGCCGGCTGCTCCGATCCGGGGGCGGCCGCCTCCGGTTCCTCCGGCTCTGGAGGAAATCCGGCCACGACGGCAGCCCGCAACGGAGTCGTGTACAACACCTCGCCGGACCAGCAGCGGATCCGCGCAGCGAAGGATGCGGCGCTGGCCGCGAAGGTCCCGGAGCTGATCGCCAAGGACGGCAAGCTGACGGTGGCCACCACGGCCGGTTCCATCCCGCTGTCCTTCCACGCCACGGATGACAAGACGCCCATCGGCTCCGAGCTGGACATCGCCCAGCTCGTGGCGGACAAGCTGGGCCTGGAGCTCGACATCCAGGTGACCTCCTGGGAGAACTGGCCGCTGAAGACCCAGTCCGGCGACTTCGAGGCCGTCTTCTCGAACGTGGGCATCAACAAGGACCGGGTCAAGCTGTTCGACTTTGCCAGCTACCGCGCCGCCTACATGGGCTTCGAAGCGAAGAAGTCCACGTCCTACGACATCAAGGGCGCCGATGACATCTCCGGCCTGAAGGTTTCGGTGGGCTCCGGCACCAACCAGGAGAAGATCCTGCTGGCCTGGAACAAGGAGCTCGAGGACAAGGGCAAGGCCCCGGCCACGCTCCAGTACTACTCCTCCGACGCCGACACCATCCTGGCGTTGTCCTCCGGGCGCACAGACCTGAACATCGCGCCGTACCCGTCCACCACGTACCGGGAGAACACCCGCGACGACCTCAAGATCGTGGGCAAGGTCAACGCCGGCTGGCCGTCCGAGACGCTCGTGGCCGCCACCACGCTGAAAGGCAACGGCCTGGCGCCCGTGATCACGGACGCGCTGAACTCCGCCATCAAGGACGGCTCCTACGCCAAGGTGCTGGACCGCTGGGGCCTGTCCGAGGAAGCCCTGCCGGAGTCCAAGACCGTCACCGAGGCCAACTTCGCGGCAGCGCAGTCCGGGGCCGCAAAATGA
- a CDS encoding LLM class flavin-dependent oxidoreductase produces MKFQVLDIIPHLKNPVTGGIVSTADRLNQVVQTARRAEELGYDSFSVGERHAGEFISSSPTTVLAAIAAVTRTIRLQSGVTVLSVLDPVRVAEDYATIDQLSRGRLELVVGKGNEVLQYPLFGLDLADQWDLLAEKYALLRRLWREEHVTWSGRFRAPLSAASTTPRPFAGAPRVWHGSATTLTSAALAGRWGDPLFTANAIQPRENYKALIDHYREEYARHAHDPRHAYLGSGSGAGGVFLADTTQEAKRQFGPVYEALTAARNVPGNNSPFRDIDHAVAEGPALVGSPEQVIDKILSYHGLYGHDLQSISLPTTLPFEQQLDILERFALEVIPAVRAAAPTTLWESADPFGGRPESAGATEPDAAATVSADHDNYRSDHAHVYAH; encoded by the coding sequence ATGAAGTTCCAGGTCCTGGACATCATTCCGCACCTGAAGAATCCGGTGACCGGCGGGATCGTCTCCACCGCCGACCGGCTGAACCAGGTGGTGCAGACCGCCCGGCGCGCGGAAGAGCTCGGCTATGACAGTTTCTCCGTGGGCGAGCGCCATGCCGGTGAGTTCATCTCGTCCTCGCCCACCACCGTGCTGGCCGCGATCGCCGCCGTGACCCGCACGATCCGGCTGCAGAGCGGCGTCACGGTCCTGTCCGTCCTGGACCCGGTGCGGGTGGCCGAGGACTACGCCACGATCGACCAGCTCAGCCGGGGACGCCTGGAGCTGGTGGTCGGCAAGGGCAACGAGGTGCTGCAGTACCCGCTGTTCGGCCTGGACCTGGCCGACCAGTGGGACCTGCTGGCCGAAAAGTATGCGCTGCTGCGCCGGCTCTGGCGGGAGGAGCACGTCACATGGTCCGGCCGCTTCCGCGCACCCTTGAGCGCAGCCAGCACCACGCCGCGGCCGTTCGCCGGGGCGCCCCGCGTGTGGCACGGTTCCGCCACCACGCTGACCTCCGCCGCGCTGGCGGGACGGTGGGGGGATCCGCTGTTCACGGCGAACGCCATCCAGCCGCGGGAAAACTACAAAGCGCTCATCGACCACTACCGGGAGGAATACGCGCGCCACGCCCATGACCCGCGGCACGCCTACCTGGGCTCGGGCAGCGGCGCCGGCGGCGTGTTCCTCGCGGACACCACCCAGGAAGCCAAGCGCCAGTTCGGCCCCGTGTACGAGGCCCTCACGGCAGCCCGCAACGTCCCCGGCAACAATTCGCCGTTCCGGGACATCGACCACGCGGTCGCCGAAGGCCCCGCGCTGGTGGGAAGCCCGGAACAGGTGATCGACAAGATCCTCAGCTACCACGGGCTGTACGGGCACGACCTCCAGTCCATTTCCCTGCCCACCACCCTTCCGTTCGAGCAGCAGCTGGACATCCTGGAGCGGTTCGCGCTCGAGGTCATCCCGGCTGTGCGGGCCGCAGCGCCCACCACCTTGTGGGAGTCCGCGGACCCGTTCGGCGGCCGTCCCGAGTCCGCGGGAGCCACCGAGCCGGACGCGGCCGCCACCGTCAGCGCCGACCACGACAACTACAGGAGCGATCATGCCCACGTCTACGCACACTGA
- a CDS encoding DUF1684 domain-containing protein codes for MPTSTHTETAQPAAVFAAEWNEWHAAHERHRADPHGFLAVTHLHWLGAEPARLDGVPGTWSVADDAVTVVLEPGESLLRDGKELNPDGGSVTVAFGPIADRDGINLTAGAAVVELAKRGGEYIVRPRHPENPLLSGYRGTPAYAPDARFAVGGTFVAFDQPRPTTVGAAVEGIRHVYEAPGEIRFRLDGRDLTLTAFNGHAPGTLSVLFTDQTSGKTTYAANRSLTVGAPGRDGRVTLDFNRAVNLPCAYTDLATCPLPPAENRLPVAIEAGEQIPSERQASK; via the coding sequence ATGCCCACGTCTACGCACACTGAAACCGCTCAGCCGGCGGCCGTCTTCGCCGCCGAATGGAACGAGTGGCATGCCGCCCACGAACGTCACCGGGCCGACCCGCACGGCTTCCTCGCCGTGACCCATCTTCACTGGCTGGGCGCCGAGCCTGCCCGGCTGGATGGCGTTCCCGGCACCTGGAGCGTGGCGGACGACGCCGTCACTGTGGTTCTGGAGCCCGGCGAAAGCCTCCTTCGCGACGGCAAGGAACTGAACCCCGACGGCGGCAGCGTCACCGTTGCATTCGGTCCGATCGCGGACCGGGACGGCATCAACCTCACGGCCGGTGCCGCCGTCGTCGAACTCGCCAAGCGCGGGGGCGAGTACATCGTCCGGCCCCGGCACCCGGAGAACCCGCTGCTCAGCGGATACCGCGGCACGCCGGCCTACGCGCCGGATGCGCGCTTCGCCGTGGGCGGGACGTTCGTGGCCTTCGACCAGCCGCGCCCCACCACTGTGGGTGCCGCCGTCGAAGGCATCCGGCACGTCTACGAGGCTCCGGGCGAGATCCGCTTCCGCCTGGACGGCCGGGACCTGACCCTCACGGCGTTCAACGGCCACGCGCCCGGCACCCTGTCCGTGCTTTTCACGGACCAGACCTCCGGCAAGACCACCTACGCGGCCAACCGTTCACTCACGGTGGGCGCCCCGGGCCGGGACGGCCGCGTGACCCTGGACTTCAACCGGGCGGTGAACCTGCCGTGCGCCTACACGGACCTCGCCACGTGCCCGCTTCCGCCGGCCGAAAACCGGCTGCCCGTGGCCATCGAGGCCGGCGAACAGATTCCCTCCGAAAGGCAGGCCAGCAAGTGA
- a CDS encoding NtaA/DmoA family FMN-dependent monooxygenase (This protein belongs to a clade of FMN-dependent monooxygenases, within a broader family of flavin-dependent oxidoreductases, the luciferase-like monooxygenase (LMM) family, some of whose members use coenzyme F420 rather than FMN.): MTETPIGGGFVPSGQLQLGVFFQGVNSGTIWKSSESGSQTDFESFRRIAQTAERGLFAAFFLGEGLRLREHLGRPHALDVAGRPDAQAMLAALASVTSHIGLVATQNTTYNDPADLAHRLSTLDLLSGGRAAWNVVTTDNAWTGANFRRGGYLDHADRYVHAEAFVQTAKRIWDSWEDGAVAASQGADSWAAPGSARIVHHEGQHYTVDYRPRLPRSAQFRPVLFQAGDSPDGRDFAARQADVIFSAHPKFDDALEFRRDIVRRTLKAGRGANDVKIMPASEFILAATPQEARDKKEWVRSLQIGPQQALAYLEQFWGRELQDFDPDGPLPAIDPVVEESSETRGSGFHGAKARQLADQWRAEAKEKGLSIRQFVSARTSRVDATFTGSYTEVADRLVDYARTGAVDGFNISPWLVPTGLDDLVNHLVPALQERGIYPAEYAGRTLRENLGLGSPRRAEAAVGLEV, encoded by the coding sequence ATGACTGAAACACCTATCGGCGGCGGTTTCGTGCCGTCCGGCCAGCTGCAGCTCGGCGTCTTTTTCCAGGGCGTGAACTCGGGGACCATCTGGAAGTCATCGGAATCCGGCTCCCAGACCGACTTCGAGTCCTTCCGCCGGATCGCCCAGACCGCCGAGCGGGGCCTCTTCGCCGCGTTCTTCCTCGGCGAAGGCCTGCGGCTCCGCGAGCACCTCGGCAGGCCCCACGCCCTGGACGTCGCCGGCCGGCCGGACGCGCAGGCCATGCTCGCCGCCCTGGCCTCCGTGACCTCGCACATCGGCCTGGTCGCCACGCAGAACACCACCTACAACGATCCCGCGGACCTCGCCCACCGGCTGTCCACCCTGGACCTGCTCTCCGGCGGACGGGCCGCCTGGAACGTCGTCACCACGGACAATGCCTGGACGGGGGCCAACTTCCGCCGCGGCGGTTACCTGGACCACGCCGACCGCTACGTCCACGCCGAGGCGTTCGTGCAGACGGCCAAGCGGATCTGGGACTCCTGGGAGGACGGCGCCGTCGCCGCGTCGCAGGGTGCCGACTCCTGGGCTGCCCCCGGTTCCGCCCGGATTGTGCACCACGAGGGCCAGCACTACACCGTGGACTACCGCCCCAGGCTGCCGCGCAGCGCGCAGTTCCGGCCCGTCCTGTTCCAGGCCGGCGATTCGCCGGACGGCCGGGACTTCGCCGCCCGGCAGGCCGACGTCATCTTCTCGGCGCACCCCAAGTTCGACGACGCCCTCGAGTTCCGCCGCGACATCGTCCGGCGCACCCTCAAAGCGGGCCGCGGCGCGAACGACGTCAAGATCATGCCGGCCAGCGAATTCATCCTCGCCGCCACGCCGCAGGAGGCACGGGACAAGAAGGAATGGGTGCGGAGCCTGCAGATCGGCCCGCAGCAGGCCCTCGCCTACCTCGAGCAGTTCTGGGGGCGCGAACTCCAGGACTTCGATCCGGACGGACCCCTGCCCGCGATCGATCCCGTGGTGGAGGAGTCATCCGAGACCCGCGGCAGCGGCTTCCACGGCGCCAAGGCCCGGCAGCTGGCGGACCAATGGCGGGCCGAGGCAAAGGAAAAGGGCCTCAGCATCCGGCAGTTCGTCTCGGCCAGGACCAGCCGCGTCGACGCCACGTTCACAGGTTCCTACACGGAGGTGGCGGACAGGCTGGTGGACTATGCACGCACCGGCGCGGTGGACGGGTTCAACATCTCGCCGTGGCTGGTCCCCACCGGCCTGGACGACCTCGTCAACCACCTCGTCCCCGCACTCCAGGAGCGGGGCATCTATCCCGCCGAGTACGCCGGACGGACGCTGCGGGAAAACCTGGGGCTGGGTTCCCCGCGGAGGGCGGAAGCCGCCGTCGGACTGGAGGTGTGA